A genomic region of Prionailurus viverrinus isolate Anna chromosome D4, UM_Priviv_1.0, whole genome shotgun sequence contains the following coding sequences:
- the ZNF484 gene encoding zinc finger protein 484 isoform X1, with protein sequence MLGECGTPSHIPRSMRLIHLVVPEISASFPEEPEMTKSLGSVSFKDVMVDFSREEWQRLDLAQKSLYRDVMLENYFNLISVGCQVPKPEVIFNLEQEEPCVLDGDISSHNCLNGDIGFETLQQGMSEEVSIRFERINLFTRDDPYYSILEELWQDDKQMERCEEYQNKSVSHVAFVDKETVANERDCEYKDTGKTDRVNTCLVPARKRLQNYDSFGRSLKPIVSLCNYRNNAIENLDKVIGYGNIFTPMNSHTEMNGCEYNQCKKLLSHKQALIQHHKIHTGKNLNLFSDSVKIFTQGSHLFAHQSIYTEEKQHECSKYETVFTQKPQLAVPQKASTGEKPYRCTEYEKDFCLKSSHEETHTEENHCKCSEYGKAFIQKSDLFRCQGIHIGEKPYEYSECGKNVSQNSNLNIHKKNFTGEKHFECTECGKAFTRKSTLSMHQKIHTGEKPYVCTECGKAFIRKSHFITHERIHTGEKPYECSDCGRSFIKKSQLHVHQRIHTGENPFICTECGKVFTHKTNLIIHQKIHTGERPYICTECAKAFTDRSNLIKHQKIHTGEKPYKCSDCGKSFTWKSRLRIHQKCHTGERHYECTECGKAFIQKSTLSMHQRIHRGEKPYVCTECGKAFFHKSHFITHERIHTGEKPYECSDCGKSFTKKSQLHVHQQIHTGEKPYRCAECGKAFTDRSNLFTHQKIHTGEKPYKCSDCGKAFTRKSGLHIHQQSHTGERHYECSECGKAFARKSTLIMHQRIHTGEKPYICTECGKSFIQKSHLNRHRRIHTGEKPYGCSDCGKAFIKKSQLHEHHRIHTGEKPFICAECGKAFTIRSNLIKHQKIHTKQKTYKGSDFKKALNWRPQLRIHQKSDTGEVARPVPQSWCGDTKE encoded by the exons GGTGTCAAGTTCCCAAACCAGAAGTCATTTTCAACTTGGAACAAGAAGAGCCATGTGTGCTGGATGGTGACATTTCAAGTCACAACTGTCTCA atGGGGATATTGGTTTTGAAACTTTACAGCAGGGAATGTCTGAAGAAGTTTCAATACGGTTTGAGAGAATTAATCTCTTTACAAGAGATGACccatattattccattttagaaGAATTGTGGCAAGATGACAAACAGATGGAGAGATGTGAGGAATACCAGAACAAAAGTGTAAGTCATGTCGCCTTTGTTGACAAGGAAACAGTAGCTAATGAGAGAGACTGTGAATATAAGGACACTGGGAAAACTGATCGTGTAAACACATGCCTTGTTCCTGCAAGAAAAAGACTCCAGAACTATGACTCATTTGGAAGGAGTTTGAAGCCTATTGTAAGCTTATGTAATTATAGAAACAATGCAATAGAAAATCTTGATAAGGTTATTGGATATGGTAATATTTTCACTCCTATGAATTCTCATACAGAAATGAATGGTTGTGAATATAATCAGTGTAAGAAACTTCTGAGTCATAAGCAAGCTCTCATTCAACATCACAAAATTCATACTGGGAAGaatctcaatttattttctgattctgtAAAAATTTTCACCCAGGGGTCACACCTCTTTGCACATCAAAGTATCTATACTGAGGAGAAACAGCATGAATGCAGCAAATATGAGACAGTCTTCACTCAGAAGCCCCAACTTGCTGTACCTCAGAAGGCTTctacaggagagaaaccctatagATGCACTGAATATGAGAAGGACTTTTGCCTCAAGTCAAGTCATGAGGAAACTCACACTGAGGAGAATCACTGTAAATGCAGTGAATATGGAAAAGCCTTTATCCAGAAGTCAGATCTGTTCAGATGCCAGGGAATTCATATTGGAGAAAAACCCTATGAATACAGTGAATGTGGGAAAAATGTTTCTCAGAATTCAAACctcaatatacataaaaaaaattttactggaGAGAAACACTTTGAATGTactgaatgtggaaaagccttcacAAGGAAATCAACACTAAGTATGCATCAGAAAATCCATACGGGAGAAAAGCCCTATGTATGTactgaatgtgggaaagcctttatacGGAAGTCACATTTTATTACACatgagagaattcatactggagagaaaccttacgaATGCAGTGACTGTGGAAGATCCTTTATAAAGAAGTCACAACTCCATGtgcatcagagaattcacacaggagagaaTCCCTTTATATGTACAGAATGTGGGAAAGTCTTCACTCACAAGACAAATCTCATTATACACCAGaaaattcatactggagagagaCCTTATATATGTACTGAATGTGCGAAGGCCTTTACTGACAGGTCAAATCTCATCAAACACCAAaaaattcatactggagagaaaccctataaatGCAGTGATTGTGGAAAATCATTCACTTGGAAGTCACGGCTCAGGATACATCAGAAATGCCACACTGGAGAGAGACATTATGAATGCActgagtgtgggaaagccttcatcCAGAAGTCAACACTAAGTATGCATCAGAGaattcacagaggagaaaaaccTTATGTTTGCACTGAATGTGGAAAGGCCTTCTTCCACAAGTCACATTTTATTACACATGagagaattcacactggagaaaagccTTATGAATGCAGTGACTGTGGGAAATCCTTTACTAAGAAGTCACAACTCCATGTGCATCAGCAaattcacacaggagagaaaccctacaGATGTGCTGAGTGTGGAAAGGCCTTCACTGACAGATCGAATCTGTTTACGCACCAGAAAATTCATACTGGGGAGAAACCCTATAAATGTAGTGACTGTGGAAAAGCCTTCACTCGGAAGTCAGGCCTCCATATACATCAGCAATCTCATACTGGAGAGAGACACTATGAGTGCAGCGAATGTGGGAAAGCTTTTGCAAGAAAATCAACACTAATTATGCATCAGAGGattcatacaggagagaaaccctatatTTGTACTGAATGTGGGAAGTCCTTCATCCAGAAATCACACTTAAATCGGCATcggagaattcatactggagagaaaccctatggaTGCAGTGACTGTGGGAAGGCCTTCATTAAGAAGTCACAACTCCATGAGCATCATCgaattcacacaggagagaaaccattTATATGTGCTGAGTGTGGAAAAGCCTTCACTATCAGATCAAATCTTATTAAACACCAGAAAATTCATACTAAACAAAAGACCTATAAAGGCAGTGACTTTAAGAAAGCCTTAAACTGGAGGCCACAGCTCAGGATACATCAGAAATCTGACACTGGGGAAGTAGCACGTCCAGTGCCACAATCATGGTGTGGGGATACCAAGGAATGA
- the ZNF484 gene encoding zinc finger protein 484 isoform X2, translating to MDLFSELGSVSFKDVMVDFSREEWQRLDLAQKSLYRDVMLENYFNLISVGCQVPKPEVIFNLEQEEPCVLDGDISSHNCLNGDIGFETLQQGMSEEVSIRFERINLFTRDDPYYSILEELWQDDKQMERCEEYQNKSVSHVAFVDKETVANERDCEYKDTGKTDRVNTCLVPARKRLQNYDSFGRSLKPIVSLCNYRNNAIENLDKVIGYGNIFTPMNSHTEMNGCEYNQCKKLLSHKQALIQHHKIHTGKNLNLFSDSVKIFTQGSHLFAHQSIYTEEKQHECSKYETVFTQKPQLAVPQKASTGEKPYRCTEYEKDFCLKSSHEETHTEENHCKCSEYGKAFIQKSDLFRCQGIHIGEKPYEYSECGKNVSQNSNLNIHKKNFTGEKHFECTECGKAFTRKSTLSMHQKIHTGEKPYVCTECGKAFIRKSHFITHERIHTGEKPYECSDCGRSFIKKSQLHVHQRIHTGENPFICTECGKVFTHKTNLIIHQKIHTGERPYICTECAKAFTDRSNLIKHQKIHTGEKPYKCSDCGKSFTWKSRLRIHQKCHTGERHYECTECGKAFIQKSTLSMHQRIHRGEKPYVCTECGKAFFHKSHFITHERIHTGEKPYECSDCGKSFTKKSQLHVHQQIHTGEKPYRCAECGKAFTDRSNLFTHQKIHTGEKPYKCSDCGKAFTRKSGLHIHQQSHTGERHYECSECGKAFARKSTLIMHQRIHTGEKPYICTECGKSFIQKSHLNRHRRIHTGEKPYGCSDCGKAFIKKSQLHEHHRIHTGEKPFICAECGKAFTIRSNLIKHQKIHTKQKTYKGSDFKKALNWRPQLRIHQKSDTGEVARPVPQSWCGDTKE from the exons GGTGTCAAGTTCCCAAACCAGAAGTCATTTTCAACTTGGAACAAGAAGAGCCATGTGTGCTGGATGGTGACATTTCAAGTCACAACTGTCTCA atGGGGATATTGGTTTTGAAACTTTACAGCAGGGAATGTCTGAAGAAGTTTCAATACGGTTTGAGAGAATTAATCTCTTTACAAGAGATGACccatattattccattttagaaGAATTGTGGCAAGATGACAAACAGATGGAGAGATGTGAGGAATACCAGAACAAAAGTGTAAGTCATGTCGCCTTTGTTGACAAGGAAACAGTAGCTAATGAGAGAGACTGTGAATATAAGGACACTGGGAAAACTGATCGTGTAAACACATGCCTTGTTCCTGCAAGAAAAAGACTCCAGAACTATGACTCATTTGGAAGGAGTTTGAAGCCTATTGTAAGCTTATGTAATTATAGAAACAATGCAATAGAAAATCTTGATAAGGTTATTGGATATGGTAATATTTTCACTCCTATGAATTCTCATACAGAAATGAATGGTTGTGAATATAATCAGTGTAAGAAACTTCTGAGTCATAAGCAAGCTCTCATTCAACATCACAAAATTCATACTGGGAAGaatctcaatttattttctgattctgtAAAAATTTTCACCCAGGGGTCACACCTCTTTGCACATCAAAGTATCTATACTGAGGAGAAACAGCATGAATGCAGCAAATATGAGACAGTCTTCACTCAGAAGCCCCAACTTGCTGTACCTCAGAAGGCTTctacaggagagaaaccctatagATGCACTGAATATGAGAAGGACTTTTGCCTCAAGTCAAGTCATGAGGAAACTCACACTGAGGAGAATCACTGTAAATGCAGTGAATATGGAAAAGCCTTTATCCAGAAGTCAGATCTGTTCAGATGCCAGGGAATTCATATTGGAGAAAAACCCTATGAATACAGTGAATGTGGGAAAAATGTTTCTCAGAATTCAAACctcaatatacataaaaaaaattttactggaGAGAAACACTTTGAATGTactgaatgtggaaaagccttcacAAGGAAATCAACACTAAGTATGCATCAGAAAATCCATACGGGAGAAAAGCCCTATGTATGTactgaatgtgggaaagcctttatacGGAAGTCACATTTTATTACACatgagagaattcatactggagagaaaccttacgaATGCAGTGACTGTGGAAGATCCTTTATAAAGAAGTCACAACTCCATGtgcatcagagaattcacacaggagagaaTCCCTTTATATGTACAGAATGTGGGAAAGTCTTCACTCACAAGACAAATCTCATTATACACCAGaaaattcatactggagagagaCCTTATATATGTACTGAATGTGCGAAGGCCTTTACTGACAGGTCAAATCTCATCAAACACCAAaaaattcatactggagagaaaccctataaatGCAGTGATTGTGGAAAATCATTCACTTGGAAGTCACGGCTCAGGATACATCAGAAATGCCACACTGGAGAGAGACATTATGAATGCActgagtgtgggaaagccttcatcCAGAAGTCAACACTAAGTATGCATCAGAGaattcacagaggagaaaaaccTTATGTTTGCACTGAATGTGGAAAGGCCTTCTTCCACAAGTCACATTTTATTACACATGagagaattcacactggagaaaagccTTATGAATGCAGTGACTGTGGGAAATCCTTTACTAAGAAGTCACAACTCCATGTGCATCAGCAaattcacacaggagagaaaccctacaGATGTGCTGAGTGTGGAAAGGCCTTCACTGACAGATCGAATCTGTTTACGCACCAGAAAATTCATACTGGGGAGAAACCCTATAAATGTAGTGACTGTGGAAAAGCCTTCACTCGGAAGTCAGGCCTCCATATACATCAGCAATCTCATACTGGAGAGAGACACTATGAGTGCAGCGAATGTGGGAAAGCTTTTGCAAGAAAATCAACACTAATTATGCATCAGAGGattcatacaggagagaaaccctatatTTGTACTGAATGTGGGAAGTCCTTCATCCAGAAATCACACTTAAATCGGCATcggagaattcatactggagagaaaccctatggaTGCAGTGACTGTGGGAAGGCCTTCATTAAGAAGTCACAACTCCATGAGCATCATCgaattcacacaggagagaaaccattTATATGTGCTGAGTGTGGAAAAGCCTTCACTATCAGATCAAATCTTATTAAACACCAGAAAATTCATACTAAACAAAAGACCTATAAAGGCAGTGACTTTAAGAAAGCCTTAAACTGGAGGCCACAGCTCAGGATACATCAGAAATCTGACACTGGGGAAGTAGCACGTCCAGTGCCACAATCATGGTGTGGGGATACCAAGGAATGA
- the ZNF484 gene encoding zinc finger protein 484 isoform X4 → MVDFSREEWQRLDLAQKSLYRDVMLENYFNLISVGCQVPKPEVIFNLEQEEPCVLDGDISSHNCLNGDIGFETLQQGMSEEVSIRFERINLFTRDDPYYSILEELWQDDKQMERCEEYQNKSVSHVAFVDKETVANERDCEYKDTGKTDRVNTCLVPARKRLQNYDSFGRSLKPIVSLCNYRNNAIENLDKVIGYGNIFTPMNSHTEMNGCEYNQCKKLLSHKQALIQHHKIHTGKNLNLFSDSVKIFTQGSHLFAHQSIYTEEKQHECSKYETVFTQKPQLAVPQKASTGEKPYRCTEYEKDFCLKSSHEETHTEENHCKCSEYGKAFIQKSDLFRCQGIHIGEKPYEYSECGKNVSQNSNLNIHKKNFTGEKHFECTECGKAFTRKSTLSMHQKIHTGEKPYVCTECGKAFIRKSHFITHERIHTGEKPYECSDCGRSFIKKSQLHVHQRIHTGENPFICTECGKVFTHKTNLIIHQKIHTGERPYICTECAKAFTDRSNLIKHQKIHTGEKPYKCSDCGKSFTWKSRLRIHQKCHTGERHYECTECGKAFIQKSTLSMHQRIHRGEKPYVCTECGKAFFHKSHFITHERIHTGEKPYECSDCGKSFTKKSQLHVHQQIHTGEKPYRCAECGKAFTDRSNLFTHQKIHTGEKPYKCSDCGKAFTRKSGLHIHQQSHTGERHYECSECGKAFARKSTLIMHQRIHTGEKPYICTECGKSFIQKSHLNRHRRIHTGEKPYGCSDCGKAFIKKSQLHEHHRIHTGEKPFICAECGKAFTIRSNLIKHQKIHTKQKTYKGSDFKKALNWRPQLRIHQKSDTGEVARPVPQSWCGDTKE, encoded by the exons GGTGTCAAGTTCCCAAACCAGAAGTCATTTTCAACTTGGAACAAGAAGAGCCATGTGTGCTGGATGGTGACATTTCAAGTCACAACTGTCTCA atGGGGATATTGGTTTTGAAACTTTACAGCAGGGAATGTCTGAAGAAGTTTCAATACGGTTTGAGAGAATTAATCTCTTTACAAGAGATGACccatattattccattttagaaGAATTGTGGCAAGATGACAAACAGATGGAGAGATGTGAGGAATACCAGAACAAAAGTGTAAGTCATGTCGCCTTTGTTGACAAGGAAACAGTAGCTAATGAGAGAGACTGTGAATATAAGGACACTGGGAAAACTGATCGTGTAAACACATGCCTTGTTCCTGCAAGAAAAAGACTCCAGAACTATGACTCATTTGGAAGGAGTTTGAAGCCTATTGTAAGCTTATGTAATTATAGAAACAATGCAATAGAAAATCTTGATAAGGTTATTGGATATGGTAATATTTTCACTCCTATGAATTCTCATACAGAAATGAATGGTTGTGAATATAATCAGTGTAAGAAACTTCTGAGTCATAAGCAAGCTCTCATTCAACATCACAAAATTCATACTGGGAAGaatctcaatttattttctgattctgtAAAAATTTTCACCCAGGGGTCACACCTCTTTGCACATCAAAGTATCTATACTGAGGAGAAACAGCATGAATGCAGCAAATATGAGACAGTCTTCACTCAGAAGCCCCAACTTGCTGTACCTCAGAAGGCTTctacaggagagaaaccctatagATGCACTGAATATGAGAAGGACTTTTGCCTCAAGTCAAGTCATGAGGAAACTCACACTGAGGAGAATCACTGTAAATGCAGTGAATATGGAAAAGCCTTTATCCAGAAGTCAGATCTGTTCAGATGCCAGGGAATTCATATTGGAGAAAAACCCTATGAATACAGTGAATGTGGGAAAAATGTTTCTCAGAATTCAAACctcaatatacataaaaaaaattttactggaGAGAAACACTTTGAATGTactgaatgtggaaaagccttcacAAGGAAATCAACACTAAGTATGCATCAGAAAATCCATACGGGAGAAAAGCCCTATGTATGTactgaatgtgggaaagcctttatacGGAAGTCACATTTTATTACACatgagagaattcatactggagagaaaccttacgaATGCAGTGACTGTGGAAGATCCTTTATAAAGAAGTCACAACTCCATGtgcatcagagaattcacacaggagagaaTCCCTTTATATGTACAGAATGTGGGAAAGTCTTCACTCACAAGACAAATCTCATTATACACCAGaaaattcatactggagagagaCCTTATATATGTACTGAATGTGCGAAGGCCTTTACTGACAGGTCAAATCTCATCAAACACCAAaaaattcatactggagagaaaccctataaatGCAGTGATTGTGGAAAATCATTCACTTGGAAGTCACGGCTCAGGATACATCAGAAATGCCACACTGGAGAGAGACATTATGAATGCActgagtgtgggaaagccttcatcCAGAAGTCAACACTAAGTATGCATCAGAGaattcacagaggagaaaaaccTTATGTTTGCACTGAATGTGGAAAGGCCTTCTTCCACAAGTCACATTTTATTACACATGagagaattcacactggagaaaagccTTATGAATGCAGTGACTGTGGGAAATCCTTTACTAAGAAGTCACAACTCCATGTGCATCAGCAaattcacacaggagagaaaccctacaGATGTGCTGAGTGTGGAAAGGCCTTCACTGACAGATCGAATCTGTTTACGCACCAGAAAATTCATACTGGGGAGAAACCCTATAAATGTAGTGACTGTGGAAAAGCCTTCACTCGGAAGTCAGGCCTCCATATACATCAGCAATCTCATACTGGAGAGAGACACTATGAGTGCAGCGAATGTGGGAAAGCTTTTGCAAGAAAATCAACACTAATTATGCATCAGAGGattcatacaggagagaaaccctatatTTGTACTGAATGTGGGAAGTCCTTCATCCAGAAATCACACTTAAATCGGCATcggagaattcatactggagagaaaccctatggaTGCAGTGACTGTGGGAAGGCCTTCATTAAGAAGTCACAACTCCATGAGCATCATCgaattcacacaggagagaaaccattTATATGTGCTGAGTGTGGAAAAGCCTTCACTATCAGATCAAATCTTATTAAACACCAGAAAATTCATACTAAACAAAAGACCTATAAAGGCAGTGACTTTAAGAAAGCCTTAAACTGGAGGCCACAGCTCAGGATACATCAGAAATCTGACACTGGGGAAGTAGCACGTCCAGTGCCACAATCATGGTGTGGGGATACCAAGGAATGA
- the ZNF484 gene encoding zinc finger protein 484 isoform X3, whose product MTKSLGSVSFKDVMVDFSREEWQRLDLAQKSLYRDVMLENYFNLISVGCQVPKPEVIFNLEQEEPCVLDGDISSHNCLNGDIGFETLQQGMSEEVSIRFERINLFTRDDPYYSILEELWQDDKQMERCEEYQNKSVSHVAFVDKETVANERDCEYKDTGKTDRVNTCLVPARKRLQNYDSFGRSLKPIVSLCNYRNNAIENLDKVIGYGNIFTPMNSHTEMNGCEYNQCKKLLSHKQALIQHHKIHTGKNLNLFSDSVKIFTQGSHLFAHQSIYTEEKQHECSKYETVFTQKPQLAVPQKASTGEKPYRCTEYEKDFCLKSSHEETHTEENHCKCSEYGKAFIQKSDLFRCQGIHIGEKPYEYSECGKNVSQNSNLNIHKKNFTGEKHFECTECGKAFTRKSTLSMHQKIHTGEKPYVCTECGKAFIRKSHFITHERIHTGEKPYECSDCGRSFIKKSQLHVHQRIHTGENPFICTECGKVFTHKTNLIIHQKIHTGERPYICTECAKAFTDRSNLIKHQKIHTGEKPYKCSDCGKSFTWKSRLRIHQKCHTGERHYECTECGKAFIQKSTLSMHQRIHRGEKPYVCTECGKAFFHKSHFITHERIHTGEKPYECSDCGKSFTKKSQLHVHQQIHTGEKPYRCAECGKAFTDRSNLFTHQKIHTGEKPYKCSDCGKAFTRKSGLHIHQQSHTGERHYECSECGKAFARKSTLIMHQRIHTGEKPYICTECGKSFIQKSHLNRHRRIHTGEKPYGCSDCGKAFIKKSQLHEHHRIHTGEKPFICAECGKAFTIRSNLIKHQKIHTKQKTYKGSDFKKALNWRPQLRIHQKSDTGEVARPVPQSWCGDTKE is encoded by the exons GGTGTCAAGTTCCCAAACCAGAAGTCATTTTCAACTTGGAACAAGAAGAGCCATGTGTGCTGGATGGTGACATTTCAAGTCACAACTGTCTCA atGGGGATATTGGTTTTGAAACTTTACAGCAGGGAATGTCTGAAGAAGTTTCAATACGGTTTGAGAGAATTAATCTCTTTACAAGAGATGACccatattattccattttagaaGAATTGTGGCAAGATGACAAACAGATGGAGAGATGTGAGGAATACCAGAACAAAAGTGTAAGTCATGTCGCCTTTGTTGACAAGGAAACAGTAGCTAATGAGAGAGACTGTGAATATAAGGACACTGGGAAAACTGATCGTGTAAACACATGCCTTGTTCCTGCAAGAAAAAGACTCCAGAACTATGACTCATTTGGAAGGAGTTTGAAGCCTATTGTAAGCTTATGTAATTATAGAAACAATGCAATAGAAAATCTTGATAAGGTTATTGGATATGGTAATATTTTCACTCCTATGAATTCTCATACAGAAATGAATGGTTGTGAATATAATCAGTGTAAGAAACTTCTGAGTCATAAGCAAGCTCTCATTCAACATCACAAAATTCATACTGGGAAGaatctcaatttattttctgattctgtAAAAATTTTCACCCAGGGGTCACACCTCTTTGCACATCAAAGTATCTATACTGAGGAGAAACAGCATGAATGCAGCAAATATGAGACAGTCTTCACTCAGAAGCCCCAACTTGCTGTACCTCAGAAGGCTTctacaggagagaaaccctatagATGCACTGAATATGAGAAGGACTTTTGCCTCAAGTCAAGTCATGAGGAAACTCACACTGAGGAGAATCACTGTAAATGCAGTGAATATGGAAAAGCCTTTATCCAGAAGTCAGATCTGTTCAGATGCCAGGGAATTCATATTGGAGAAAAACCCTATGAATACAGTGAATGTGGGAAAAATGTTTCTCAGAATTCAAACctcaatatacataaaaaaaattttactggaGAGAAACACTTTGAATGTactgaatgtggaaaagccttcacAAGGAAATCAACACTAAGTATGCATCAGAAAATCCATACGGGAGAAAAGCCCTATGTATGTactgaatgtgggaaagcctttatacGGAAGTCACATTTTATTACACatgagagaattcatactggagagaaaccttacgaATGCAGTGACTGTGGAAGATCCTTTATAAAGAAGTCACAACTCCATGtgcatcagagaattcacacaggagagaaTCCCTTTATATGTACAGAATGTGGGAAAGTCTTCACTCACAAGACAAATCTCATTATACACCAGaaaattcatactggagagagaCCTTATATATGTACTGAATGTGCGAAGGCCTTTACTGACAGGTCAAATCTCATCAAACACCAAaaaattcatactggagagaaaccctataaatGCAGTGATTGTGGAAAATCATTCACTTGGAAGTCACGGCTCAGGATACATCAGAAATGCCACACTGGAGAGAGACATTATGAATGCActgagtgtgggaaagccttcatcCAGAAGTCAACACTAAGTATGCATCAGAGaattcacagaggagaaaaaccTTATGTTTGCACTGAATGTGGAAAGGCCTTCTTCCACAAGTCACATTTTATTACACATGagagaattcacactggagaaaagccTTATGAATGCAGTGACTGTGGGAAATCCTTTACTAAGAAGTCACAACTCCATGTGCATCAGCAaattcacacaggagagaaaccctacaGATGTGCTGAGTGTGGAAAGGCCTTCACTGACAGATCGAATCTGTTTACGCACCAGAAAATTCATACTGGGGAGAAACCCTATAAATGTAGTGACTGTGGAAAAGCCTTCACTCGGAAGTCAGGCCTCCATATACATCAGCAATCTCATACTGGAGAGAGACACTATGAGTGCAGCGAATGTGGGAAAGCTTTTGCAAGAAAATCAACACTAATTATGCATCAGAGGattcatacaggagagaaaccctatatTTGTACTGAATGTGGGAAGTCCTTCATCCAGAAATCACACTTAAATCGGCATcggagaattcatactggagagaaaccctatggaTGCAGTGACTGTGGGAAGGCCTTCATTAAGAAGTCACAACTCCATGAGCATCATCgaattcacacaggagagaaaccattTATATGTGCTGAGTGTGGAAAAGCCTTCACTATCAGATCAAATCTTATTAAACACCAGAAAATTCATACTAAACAAAAGACCTATAAAGGCAGTGACTTTAAGAAAGCCTTAAACTGGAGGCCACAGCTCAGGATACATCAGAAATCTGACACTGGGGAAGTAGCACGTCCAGTGCCACAATCATGGTGTGGGGATACCAAGGAATGA